From Montipora foliosa isolate CH-2021 unplaced genomic scaffold, ASM3666993v2 scaffold_436, whole genome shotgun sequence, one genomic window encodes:
- the LOC137988953 gene encoding uncharacterized protein, whose product MAAPFPACFCHCCSFKIVDPAYRYCPKCGTEVFCVASSAESTRNTTEPLDLPKTRNFFLASFRSYKAKKGSERSSSFGAKSINKTKKSKLEPEKEVTISVRIMTSKETVKRGENLPLKILPSATDKDILVASIAKHRAFNKRFDGKAEYRLVYKDGSEVKSIPWTSPPEPFTLNRYKEESGFGYARFIFYLLPTRDIFEELNDILTESPTSSITEINSDPEAENLKPVEFMQKDKNPQVTHRESSHYVDCPICWAKFPIEVIGDHVDICAEAKEEFPDPFLTAEDSPNEKGAIQGPGDSKEEIANLATNVKEDGTRVTVRRKHLWWDFTRARNEYFCPASTIKVTFCEMLEYCETRLFPDGFPTESVLAVARDDFLTAGEVTAMSIVQGGPCPNFLGPEIYHVLRRSFVIEDLRNESLKETCLKACL is encoded by the exons ATGGCGGCACCTTTCCCGGCTTGTTTTTGCCATTGCTGTAGCTTCAAAATCGTGGATCCAGCTTACCGGTATTGTCCGAAATGTGGCACTGAGGTTTTCTGTGTAGCATCATCTGCAGAGTCTACTAGAAACACCACTGAACCGCTGGATTTGCCGAAGaccagaaatttttttttggcaagcTTCAGGTCGTACAAAGCTAAAAAGGGGTCGGAGAGAAGCTCGTCTTTTGGAGCAAAATCAATAAACAAGACAAAGAAGAGCAAACTAGAGCCAGAAAAAGAAGTCACAATTTCTGTCAGGATAATGACAAGTAAAGAGACTGTCAAGAGAGGAGAAAATCTTCCTTTGAAGATTCTACCATCCGCCACAGATAAAGACATACTGGTTGCTAGTATTGCAAAACACAGAGCATTTAACAAGCGTTTTGATGGCAAGGCTGAATACCGTCTAGTTTACAAGGATGGAAGTGAAGTAAAGTCAATTCCATGGACTTCACCCCCAGAGCCATTTACCCTAAATCGATATAAAGAGGAATCTGGGTTTGGGTATGCAAGGTTCATTTTCTATTTGCTTCCTACCAGAGATATTTTTGAAGAACTGAATGACATACTGACAGAGTCTCCTACAAGTTCCATCACCGAGATCAACAGCGACCCAGAAGCTGAAAACTTAAAACCTGTggaattcatgcagaaggacaAGAATCCTCAAGTTACACACAGAGAATCTTCACACTATGTTGACTGTCCAATTTGTTGGGCTAAGTTCCCAATTGAAGTCATTGGCGATCATGTTGATATATGTGCAGAGGCAAAGGAGGAATTTCCAGATCCTTTCTTAACTGCCGAAGACAGCCCTAATGAAAAAG GTGCAATTCAAGGGCCAGGAGACTCGAAAGAAGAAATTGCTAATCTTGCAACAAACGTAAAGGAGGATGGAACAAGAGTAACTGTCAGAAGGAAACACTTGTGGTGGGACTTTACCAGAGCTCGGAATGAGTACTTTTGTCCTGCCAGTACCATCAAAGTTACCTTTTGTG AAATGCTTGAATACTGTGAAACCAGGCTGTTCCCTGATGGATTTCCAACAGAGTCGGTGTTGGCTGTAGCAAGGGATGATTTTCTGACTGCTGGTGAAGTCACGGCTATGTCCATTGTCCAGGGTGGGCCATGCCCAAACTTTCTTGGACCAGAAATTTATCATGTGCTCAGAAGATCATTTGTGATTGAGGATTTGAGAAATGAATCATTGAAGGAAACCTGTCTTAAGGCATGTCTTTGA